From Alienimonas californiensis, a single genomic window includes:
- a CDS encoding ABC transporter permease — protein sequence MNAVRLAGRQRNAAAKAAADACVPAGRRYTSPAASLPRVPAFPLLTGPIFLREARTAPRSVRHFVLRAGYVLALFVLLYTAEKALVGLTGDLSAAGRARFGALAFQLLATVQLTLCLFFALLFAAGNVAQEKDRRTLILLLMTDLRSVELVLGKLAASLLGVAALIACGAPVFFLLRLAGGVSVEQIVWSLALCAAASLAAGTWGSLCAFWREKTFQSLALGVLGLVGWLAATEATVRLAGPGSEVGRWAAALNPFRGLLGLMNPAAGAADGAFSGPATVSALEPVAAMTLLAAALGGVTVWRLRAWNPTRHVNIPAAEPSGDAVIEEAAATRRSAVRPVWANPVLWREIRTRAYGRKAIFIKLAFVALCAAAAFALPAAGGDGGVGAAATLTGLGLLGLILVNAQAVTALTTERDGNTLELLLATDLSAREFTLGKLGGVLFNTKEVLLAPLIPAVVLLARGALGAEDFVYLVLGYAVLAVFCAALGLHAAAGHASSRRAIAHSLGTVFFLSLGLAVFWLLLIEARSNFFLQFQSFLLFIGFGSVLLLISFNWSQPSNALSAAAFVLPFMTFYAITAYLLNEPLGCLLAVGAAYGFAAAAMLVPAVSEFGVTLGGGKE from the coding sequence GTGAATGCCGTTCGCCTGGCCGGCCGGCAGCGGAACGCCGCGGCGAAGGCTGCGGCGGACGCATGCGTCCCGGCCGGCCGGCGTTACACTTCGCCCGCCGCGTCCCTGCCCCGAGTCCCCGCGTTTCCGTTGCTCACCGGCCCGATCTTTCTCCGGGAGGCCCGCACCGCACCGCGGTCGGTTCGCCATTTCGTGCTCCGGGCGGGCTACGTGCTGGCGCTGTTCGTGCTGCTTTACACGGCGGAGAAGGCGCTGGTCGGCCTCACCGGCGATCTGTCCGCCGCCGGGCGGGCCCGCTTCGGGGCGCTGGCGTTTCAGTTGCTCGCCACGGTCCAACTGACGCTCTGCCTGTTCTTCGCCCTGCTGTTCGCGGCGGGGAACGTCGCCCAGGAAAAGGACCGCCGCACCCTCATCCTGTTGCTGATGACGGATCTGCGGAGCGTCGAACTGGTGCTCGGCAAGCTGGCCGCCAGTCTGCTGGGCGTGGCGGCGCTGATCGCCTGCGGGGCACCCGTGTTCTTTCTGCTGCGGCTCGCCGGTGGGGTGAGCGTGGAACAGATCGTCTGGTCCCTGGCCCTGTGCGCCGCGGCGTCGCTGGCGGCGGGGACGTGGGGCAGCCTGTGCGCCTTCTGGCGGGAGAAGACGTTCCAGAGCCTCGCCTTGGGCGTGTTGGGCCTCGTCGGCTGGCTTGCCGCCACGGAGGCCACGGTGCGACTCGCCGGGCCGGGGTCGGAAGTCGGCCGATGGGCGGCGGCGTTGAATCCGTTCCGGGGATTGCTCGGCCTGATGAATCCCGCGGCGGGGGCGGCGGACGGGGCGTTTTCCGGGCCGGCGACGGTCTCCGCGCTCGAACCGGTTGCGGCGATGACGCTGCTCGCGGCGGCTCTGGGCGGGGTGACGGTCTGGCGACTGCGGGCCTGGAACCCGACCCGGCACGTCAACATTCCGGCGGCGGAACCCAGCGGGGACGCCGTCATCGAGGAGGCCGCCGCGACCCGCCGCAGCGCCGTCCGGCCGGTCTGGGCGAACCCCGTGCTGTGGCGGGAGATTCGCACGCGGGCCTACGGGCGAAAGGCGATCTTCATCAAACTGGCCTTCGTGGCCCTGTGTGCGGCGGCGGCGTTCGCCCTGCCCGCCGCCGGCGGGGACGGCGGCGTCGGGGCGGCGGCGACGCTCACCGGACTGGGCCTGCTGGGCCTGATCCTCGTGAACGCCCAGGCAGTCACGGCGCTGACGACCGAACGGGACGGGAACACCCTCGAATTGCTGCTCGCCACGGACCTCTCGGCCCGGGAGTTCACCCTCGGCAAGCTGGGCGGCGTGCTGTTCAACACGAAGGAGGTGCTGCTCGCCCCGCTGATCCCCGCGGTCGTGCTGTTGGCGCGCGGGGCGTTGGGTGCGGAGGACTTCGTGTACCTCGTGCTGGGCTACGCCGTGCTGGCGGTGTTCTGCGCGGCGCTGGGCCTGCACGCGGCGGCGGGGCACGCCAGCAGTCGGCGCGCGATCGCCCACAGCCTCGGGACGGTCTTCTTTCTGAGCCTCGGCCTGGCGGTGTTCTGGTTGCTCCTCATCGAGGCCCGCAGCAACTTTTTCCTCCAGTTCCAGAGCTTTCTGCTGTTCATCGGCTTCGGATCGGTGTTGCTGCTGATCAGCTTCAACTGGAGCCAGCCCAGCAACGCGCTTTCCGCGGCGGCGTTCGTGCTGCCGTTCATGACGTTCTACGCGATCACCGCCTACCTGCTGAACGAACCGCTCGGCTGTCTGCTGGCGGTGGGGGCGGCGTACGGGTTCGCCGCGGCGGCGATGCTGGTGCCGGCCGTCAGCGAGTTCGGCGTGACGTTGGGCGGGGGCAAGGAGTGA